One Cytobacillus sp. IB215665 genomic window carries:
- a CDS encoding peptide ABC transporter substrate-binding protein, with protein sequence MVFAACGNTETTSENEEVTENQETNEETEDNNAVDNTEVVDQTLRININTEPPALHPGLASDTTSSSVLLQTFEGLTRINQDGVPEEAMAEEINISEDGLTYTFTIRDGVTWSNGDPVTANDFEYAWKWVLDPGSNADYAYQLEVLKNATEAIAGEVSIDEVGVKAIDEKTLEVQLVAPTPYFLELTAFYTYMPINSKIAQENPDWALDAGGDYTSNGPFQMTTWEHSDKIVLEKNESYWDAETVKLETIEMYMINDPNTEITMFDNNELDWAGSPTGNLPLEAIPSLKADGTLNVTPKAGVYWYKFNTEEAPFNNKKIRKAFSFAIDRKAIVENITQGGQIPAMAAVPPSMFPENEKGYFQDNDIETAKQLLEEGLAEEGYASIDDLPPITLSYNTNEAHAKIAQAIQDMWSKNLGVDVELGNEEWAVYIETLHAGDYQIGRMGWIGDFNDPINFLELYKNLGGNNDTRWHSDDFASLLDQSVTETDPEKRLDLLKQAEEIFMEDMPVAPIYFYTNTFVKKDNIHDVAISGLGDIQFKWAYFTAE encoded by the coding sequence ATGGTCTTTGCGGCATGCGGAAATACTGAAACAACATCTGAGAATGAAGAAGTAACAGAAAACCAGGAAACTAATGAGGAAACAGAAGATAATAATGCAGTTGATAATACTGAAGTAGTTGACCAAACTCTAAGGATAAACATAAACACTGAGCCACCTGCATTACATCCTGGCCTCGCGTCAGATACAACATCATCAAGTGTGTTATTACAAACATTTGAAGGCTTAACAAGAATTAATCAAGATGGTGTACCTGAAGAAGCAATGGCTGAAGAAATTAATATTTCTGAAGACGGACTTACTTATACTTTTACAATTCGTGATGGTGTAACTTGGTCAAATGGTGACCCAGTTACGGCAAATGACTTTGAATATGCATGGAAATGGGTGCTTGATCCAGGTTCAAATGCAGACTATGCATACCAACTAGAAGTATTGAAAAATGCTACTGAAGCAATAGCTGGTGAAGTTTCTATTGATGAAGTTGGGGTTAAAGCAATTGATGAAAAAACGTTAGAAGTACAGCTAGTAGCTCCAACACCGTATTTCCTTGAATTAACAGCATTTTATACTTATATGCCAATTAATAGTAAGATCGCGCAAGAAAATCCAGATTGGGCATTAGATGCTGGCGGTGACTATACTTCAAACGGTCCATTCCAAATGACAACTTGGGAGCATAGCGATAAAATCGTTCTAGAAAAAAACGAAAGCTACTGGGATGCTGAAACAGTTAAGCTTGAAACGATTGAAATGTATATGATTAATGATCCTAATACTGAGATAACAATGTTTGATAATAACGAGCTTGATTGGGCAGGTTCACCGACTGGAAATTTACCACTAGAGGCAATTCCATCTCTTAAAGCAGATGGAACACTTAACGTTACACCTAAAGCTGGTGTTTATTGGTATAAGTTTAATACTGAGGAAGCACCGTTTAACAATAAGAAGATTCGTAAAGCATTCTCATTTGCAATCGACCGTAAAGCGATTGTAGAAAATATTACACAAGGTGGACAAATTCCAGCGATGGCAGCTGTACCACCATCAATGTTCCCTGAAAATGAGAAGGGGTATTTCCAAGATAATGATATTGAAACTGCAAAACAGCTACTCGAGGAAGGTTTAGCAGAAGAAGGTTATGCAAGTATTGATGATTTACCACCAATCACACTTTCATATAACACAAATGAAGCACATGCGAAAATTGCCCAAGCGATTCAAGATATGTGGTCAAAAAACTTAGGTGTTGACGTAGAACTAGGAAATGAAGAGTGGGCAGTCTATATCGAAACACTGCATGCGGGTGATTATCAAATTGGCCGTATGGGTTGGATAGGCGACTTCAATGATCCAATCAATTTCCTAGAGTTGTATAAAAATTTAGGTGGAAATAATGATACACGCTGGCATAGTGATGACTTTGCAAGCTTGTTAGATCAATCTGTTACAGAAACAGATCCGGAGAAACGTTTGGACTTATTAAAACAAGCAGAAGAAATCTTTATGGAAGATATGCCAGTTGCACCAATTTATTTCTATACAAACACTTTTGTAAAGAAAGACAATATTCATGACGTAGCAATTTCTGGGTTAGGTGATATTCAATTCAAGTGGGCTTATTTTACCGCTGAATAA
- a CDS encoding ABC transporter permease, with product MVKYILKRLLFILFSIVIIVSTTFFLMKAAPGGPFTAEKEPPPEILKSLNEYYGLDKPWYEQYFDYLTSVAQWDFGPSFKYKGQSVNDMISDGFPVSFILGMEAIFIALAFGVLFGIISALRHNKWQDYSVMIFAVLGISVPSFIMASVLQYIFAIKFGLFPVARFESFTHSVLPALALASTPLAFIARLTRSSMLDVLQSDYIRTAKAKGLRKNVVVVKHAIRNALMPVVSYLGPLTSGILTGSFVIEKIFGIPGLGMHFVTSISNRDYTTIMGVTVFYSILLLVSILLVDILYGLIDPRIKLADGKGD from the coding sequence TTGGTAAAGTACATACTAAAGCGGTTATTATTTATACTGTTTTCAATTGTTATCATCGTTAGTACTACCTTTTTTCTCATGAAGGCAGCGCCAGGTGGGCCATTTACAGCGGAAAAAGAACCTCCACCAGAAATACTAAAAAGCTTAAATGAATATTATGGATTGGACAAGCCATGGTATGAGCAATATTTCGATTACTTAACTTCTGTTGCTCAATGGGATTTTGGGCCATCATTTAAATATAAAGGTCAATCTGTAAATGACATGATTAGTGATGGTTTCCCGGTATCTTTTATTTTGGGTATGGAGGCTATTTTTATTGCGTTAGCATTTGGTGTTCTCTTCGGAATCATTTCAGCATTACGACATAATAAATGGCAAGATTATTCTGTTATGATTTTTGCAGTATTAGGGATTTCTGTACCAAGTTTCATAATGGCTTCAGTATTACAGTATATATTTGCTATTAAATTTGGGCTGTTTCCTGTTGCAAGATTTGAATCATTTACACATTCAGTATTACCGGCACTAGCTTTAGCATCAACACCACTTGCTTTTATAGCTCGTTTAACACGATCAAGTATGTTAGATGTGCTTCAATCTGATTATATTCGTACAGCGAAAGCGAAAGGATTACGAAAAAATGTGGTTGTTGTAAAGCATGCTATTCGAAATGCATTAATGCCTGTCGTTTCATATTTAGGTCCATTAACATCAGGAATTTTAACTGGGAGTTTTGTCATTGAGAAGATTTTCGGTATTCCTGGTTTAGGTATGCATTTTGTAACAAGCATTTCTAATCGAGATTATACAACTATAATGGGTGTAACGGTCTTTTATAGCATCCTCTTACTAGTGTCTATATTATTAGTCGACATATTATACGGACTTATAGATCCTCGAATTAAGTTAGCTGACGGGAAAGGTGATTAA
- a CDS encoding ABC transporter permease, which produces MQQKVDDTQLIHKDLPKGLFEKAKTSGEQAEKLGKSLTYWQDVRKRFISNKLAVFGIILLVILSIMAIFGPYMTPYDYKTNDLTMANKAPSSEYWFGTDELGRDIFTRIWHGARISLFIGLAAATIDLIIGVIWGGMAAYIGKRTDEVLMRIADILTGVPYLLVVILLMVVLGQGLTTMIIAMSITGWIGMARIVRGQVLQLKTQEYVLAAQTLGANTRRIMARHLVPNTMGPILITMTLTIPLAIFTEAFLSYLGLGVPQPLASWGTMASDGVPALKYYPWRLFFPAIFICLTIFAFNVVGDGLRDALDPRLRK; this is translated from the coding sequence ATGCAACAGAAAGTAGATGATACTCAATTAATACATAAAGATTTGCCGAAGGGTTTATTTGAGAAAGCAAAAACAAGTGGTGAACAAGCAGAAAAGCTTGGTAAAAGTCTGACTTATTGGCAAGATGTTAGGAAGCGATTTATAAGCAATAAGCTCGCAGTGTTTGGTATTATCTTACTAGTCATTCTTTCAATTATGGCAATTTTCGGCCCTTACATGACGCCGTATGATTATAAAACAAATGATTTAACAATGGCTAATAAAGCCCCTTCAAGTGAATATTGGTTTGGTACTGATGAATTAGGTCGTGATATTTTTACTAGAATCTGGCATGGAGCAAGAATTTCTTTATTTATCGGATTAGCGGCCGCTACGATTGACTTAATTATTGGTGTGATTTGGGGAGGGATGGCAGCATATATTGGAAAACGTACGGATGAAGTATTAATGCGAATCGCTGATATTTTAACCGGTGTACCGTATCTGTTAGTCGTAATATTATTAATGGTCGTACTTGGACAAGGATTGACAACGATGATTATTGCGATGTCAATTACAGGTTGGATTGGTATGGCAAGGATTGTTCGTGGACAAGTACTGCAACTGAAAACACAGGAATATGTGTTAGCTGCCCAAACACTTGGAGCAAATACAAGAAGGATAATGGCTCGACATTTAGTACCTAACACAATGGGTCCAATCTTAATTACGATGACATTAACAATCCCTCTTGCAATATTTACAGAAGCATTTTTAAGCTATTTAGGTCTTGGCGTACCACAACCTCTCGCCAGTTGGGGAACGATGGCAAGTGATGGAGTACCTGCCTTGAAATATTATCCGTGGCGCTTATTTTTTCCAGCAATATTTATATGCTTAACAATTTTTGCTTTTAACGTTGTTGGAGACGGCTTACGAGATGCGCTCGATCCACGACTACGAAAATAG
- a CDS encoding ABC transporter ATP-binding protein, producing the protein MKRILEVKDLAISFHTFAGEVKAVRGVNFHVNKGETLAIVGESGSGKSVTTQSIMKLIPTPPGEYVKGSIMFNGEDLIQKSEKQMENIRGKDIGMIFQDPMTSLNPTMKVGHQIMEGLIKHQSMSKAEARLEAINLLNMVGIPMPEKRVDEYPHQFSGGMRQRVVIAIALSSRPKLLICDEPTTALDVTIQAQILELLKDLQEKMDMAVIFITHDLGVVANVADRVAVMYAGQIVETGTVDEIFYNPQHPYTWGLLGSMPSLEGSKDELYAIPGSPPNLINPPVGDAFALRSEYAMKIDFEMEPPVFKVSNTHYAKTWLLHESAPKVDPPEIVKRMKIHYKSFKRSHERG; encoded by the coding sequence ATGAAGCGAATACTAGAAGTCAAAGATTTAGCTATTTCCTTCCATACGTTTGCTGGTGAGGTAAAGGCTGTCCGTGGTGTGAACTTCCACGTTAATAAAGGAGAGACCCTTGCAATAGTCGGTGAGTCGGGTTCAGGAAAAAGCGTGACTACACAATCTATCATGAAACTCATTCCAACTCCTCCTGGTGAATATGTGAAGGGTTCTATTATGTTTAATGGTGAGGACCTAATCCAAAAATCAGAGAAACAGATGGAAAATATTCGCGGGAAAGATATTGGGATGATTTTCCAGGATCCGATGACTTCATTAAACCCTACGATGAAAGTCGGACATCAAATCATGGAAGGGTTAATCAAGCATCAAAGTATGTCTAAAGCTGAAGCAAGATTGGAAGCGATTAATTTACTAAACATGGTTGGAATTCCAATGCCAGAAAAACGTGTGGATGAATACCCTCACCAATTTAGTGGTGGAATGAGGCAGCGTGTTGTCATTGCGATTGCATTATCATCTCGACCAAAATTATTGATCTGTGATGAGCCCACAACAGCTCTCGATGTGACCATTCAAGCGCAGATTCTCGAATTACTAAAAGATTTACAAGAAAAGATGGATATGGCAGTTATATTCATTACACATGATTTAGGGGTTGTAGCAAATGTAGCTGATCGCGTAGCGGTTATGTATGCTGGGCAGATTGTTGAAACTGGGACAGTTGATGAAATTTTTTATAACCCTCAGCATCCATACACTTGGGGGTTGTTAGGGTCAATGCCAAGTCTTGAAGGCAGCAAGGATGAACTTTACGCGATTCCAGGGTCACCACCTAATTTAATTAACCCACCAGTAGGAGATGCCTTTGCATTGAGAAGTGAATATGCAATGAAAATTGATTTTGAAATGGAACCACCGGTGTTTAAAGTATCAAATACTCACTACGCAAAAACATGGCTATTACATGAAAGCGCACCGAAAGTTGATCCTCCTGAAATTGTGAAGAGAATGAAAATACACTATAAATCTTTCAAACGCAGTCATGAAAGAGGGTAA
- a CDS encoding ABC transporter ATP-binding protein, translating into MNLKEEKLLEIQELKQHFKVSKENTVKAVDGISFDIYKGETFGLVGESGCGKSTTGRTIIRLYNATDGKVIYNGENVHGKKSKKELKSFNRKMQMIFQDPYASLNPRMKVSDIIAEGIDIHSLASSKQERMNRVHELLEIVGLNREHASRFPHEFSGGQRQRIGIARALAVDPEFIIADEPISALDVSIQAQVVNLMKKLQKEKGLTYLFIAHDLSMVKYISDRIGVMYRGKIVELAKSDELYSDPIHPYTRSLLSAIPLPDPDHERSRKRIIYDPLQHNYDKETPTMREIKQGHYVYCSESEYKLYKDRG; encoded by the coding sequence ATGAACTTAAAAGAAGAAAAACTGTTGGAGATACAAGAACTTAAACAACATTTTAAAGTTAGCAAAGAAAATACAGTAAAAGCTGTTGATGGTATTTCCTTTGATATATATAAAGGTGAAACGTTTGGCTTAGTTGGAGAATCTGGTTGTGGGAAATCTACAACAGGGCGAACAATTATTCGTTTATATAACGCAACAGATGGTAAGGTAATTTATAACGGTGAGAATGTCCACGGGAAGAAGTCGAAAAAGGAATTAAAATCTTTTAATAGAAAAATGCAGATGATCTTTCAGGACCCATATGCGTCACTTAACCCACGGATGAAAGTATCAGACATTATAGCAGAAGGAATTGATATTCATAGCCTCGCTTCTTCTAAACAAGAACGGATGAATAGAGTCCATGAGTTATTAGAAATCGTTGGACTAAATCGCGAGCATGCGAGTCGTTTCCCCCATGAATTCAGTGGCGGACAAAGACAACGTATAGGTATTGCAAGGGCGCTAGCAGTAGACCCAGAATTTATCATTGCAGATGAGCCTATTTCAGCGTTGGATGTATCTATTCAAGCTCAAGTAGTGAACTTGATGAAAAAACTTCAGAAAGAAAAAGGACTTACATATTTATTTATTGCGCATGACTTGTCTATGGTCAAGTACATTAGCGATCGGATCGGCGTAATGTATCGTGGGAAAATTGTAGAGTTAGCAAAGAGTGATGAACTGTATAGCGACCCAATACACCCTTATACTAGATCACTATTATCGGCGATTCCATTACCAGACCCAGATCATGAGCGCTCTCGTAAAAGAATAATTTATGACCCTTTGCAGCATAATTATGACAAAGAGACACCTACAATGAGGGAAATAAAACAAGGGCATTATGTTTATTGTTCGGAATCAGAGTATAAGTTGTATAAGGACAGAGGGTAA
- a CDS encoding GNAT family N-acetyltransferase yields MIIRPIELNDAEKFLQLNKSIDESGFMLFEPGEKSMTLEQQRKAIENIIAEKNSLFLVAEVEHKLVGFMNAFGGKVKRNQHSAYLVLGVLDDFQGRGIASSLFNSVFAWAKDKEISRLELTVIKDNIKAFNLYKKMGFVIEGEKVNSLIINGQPMNEYYLYKLL; encoded by the coding sequence ATGATTATCAGACCAATTGAATTAAACGATGCAGAAAAATTTTTACAATTAAATAAGAGCATTGATGAATCAGGATTTATGTTATTTGAACCAGGTGAAAAATCAATGACACTTGAGCAACAAAGAAAAGCTATAGAAAATATTATAGCTGAAAAGAACTCATTATTTCTAGTAGCAGAAGTAGAGCATAAATTAGTTGGATTTATGAACGCATTTGGAGGTAAAGTCAAACGAAATCAACATTCGGCATATCTTGTTTTAGGTGTACTTGATGATTTTCAAGGACGAGGCATAGCATCAAGTCTATTTAATAGTGTTTTCGCTTGGGCTAAAGATAAAGAAATATCTAGGCTGGAACTCACAGTTATAAAAGACAATATAAAGGCATTTAACTTATATAAAAAAATGGGTTTTGTTATTGAGGGTGAAAAAGTGAATTCATTAATCATAAATGGTCAACCTATGAACGAATATTATTTGTACAAGTTACTATAA
- the purU gene encoding formyltetrahydrofolate deformylase: MNNSIQEMLNQYSEKQKNRGRLLISCADKQGIVAAISEFLFNHGANIIESSQYSTNPEGGVFFIRIEFECPDLLHKGTVMKKEFQSIANQFSMEWQLTFVHELKKTAIFVSKELHCLQELLWEWQNGDLMTNIALVISNHEDAREIVESLDIPFYYIPANKDNRKEVERTQLQLLKEYEVDLIILARYMQILTSDFVESYPNQIINIHHSFLPAFVGARPYDRAYQRGVKLIGATSHYVTNDLDEGPIIEQDIMRVNHRDNVESLKKIGSSIERSVLALTVKWHLEDRVIVYKNKTIVF; this comes from the coding sequence ATGAACAATTCGATACAGGAGATGCTCAATCAATATAGTGAAAAACAAAAGAATCGTGGCAGGCTTTTAATTAGTTGTGCAGACAAGCAAGGGATCGTCGCTGCAATTTCAGAGTTTTTGTTTAACCATGGTGCAAACATTATTGAATCAAGTCAATACTCTACAAATCCAGAAGGTGGCGTCTTTTTTATTAGAATTGAATTTGAATGTCCAGACTTACTGCATAAAGGGACTGTTATGAAAAAGGAGTTCCAAAGCATTGCTAATCAATTCTCAATGGAGTGGCAACTTACATTTGTTCATGAATTAAAGAAAACAGCAATTTTCGTTTCAAAGGAGCTTCATTGTCTCCAGGAACTTTTATGGGAATGGCAAAATGGTGATTTGATGACGAATATTGCATTAGTCATTAGTAATCATGAAGATGCAAGGGAAATAGTCGAATCCTTAGATATACCTTTCTATTATATCCCTGCAAATAAAGACAATAGGAAAGAGGTAGAAAGAACTCAGCTTCAACTGTTAAAAGAGTATGAGGTAGATCTGATTATTTTAGCTAGGTATATGCAAATATTGACATCAGATTTTGTTGAATCATATCCTAATCAAATAATTAACATCCATCATTCGTTCTTACCAGCATTTGTAGGAGCAAGACCGTATGACAGAGCATACCAAAGAGGTGTAAAACTCATCGGCGCTACATCCCACTATGTTACGAATGATCTTGATGAAGGACCGATCATCGAGCAAGATATTATGAGAGTAAATCACCGTGATAATGTTGAGTCTTTGAAGAAAATAGGTAGTTCTATTGAAAGGAGCGTTCTCGCTCTAACAGTTAAATGGCACCTAGAAGATCGAGTGATTGTTTACAAAAACAAAACCATTGTATTTTAA
- a CDS encoding YjcZ family sporulation protein, whose protein sequence is MHNYGGAQGYTGYNYGAVPNVRHSAYRYGYERGCANPAPSYSQPVLVGDSVGTGFALILVLFILLVVILATVVKAI, encoded by the coding sequence ATGCATAATTATGGGGGAGCTCAAGGATATACTGGTTACAACTACGGGGCTGTACCTAATGTTAGACACTCTGCCTACAGATATGGCTACGAGAGAGGTTGTGCAAATCCTGCACCCAGTTACAGTCAACCTGTCCTTGTTGGAGACTCAGTGGGTACTGGGTTTGCGTTAATTCTTGTGTTATTTATTCTACTGGTTGTCATACTTGCAACAGTAGTCAAAGCCATTTAA
- the pflB gene encoding formate C-acetyltransferase, protein MSTIIKETAWENFNEGHWMHAIDVRDFIQNNVTPYTGNEDFLAPPTAKTSSLWDEVLELTKKERKNGGVLDVDTKTVSTITSHRPGYINKNLESVVGLQTDAPLKRSIQPFGGIRMVKDACNAYGFTLEPEVEKIFTEYRKTHNQGVFDAYTPEMRKARKAGIITGLPDAYGRGRIIGDYRRVALYGVDRLMDEKRKAHAKLENEMMSEAVIRDREEISEQFRALQELKDMAASYGFDISKPAKNAHEAIQWLYFGYLAAIKEQNGAAMSLGRVSTFLDIYFERELNNGTMTESEVQETVDHFVMKLRMVQFLRTPDYNELFSGDPTWVTESIGGMGLDGRPLVSKTSFRFLHTLDNLGPAPEPNLTVLWSTELPEHFKRYCSKMSIKTSSIQYENDDLMRKEYGDDYGIACCVSAMKIGKQMQFFGARANLAKALLYAINGGIDEKLGVQVGPDFEPIKADILNYEEVFEKYDKMLDWLAKLYMNTLNVIHYMHDKYSYERIEMALHDEEILRTMACGIAGLSVVADSLSAIKYAKVRPIRNEYGIAVDFEIEGDYPQFGNDDDRVDSIATELVENFMNKLRQYPTYRNSLPTQSILTITSNVVYGKKTGTTPDGRKAGEPFAPGANPLHGRDKKGALASLNSVAKLPYEDCLDGISCTFSMVPKSLGKEADTRTSNLVSILDGYMRQEGHHINVNVFEREQLLDAMEHPEKYPQLTIRVSGYAVNFIKLTREQQIDVINRTFHESM, encoded by the coding sequence ATGAGCACAATTATAAAAGAAACTGCATGGGAGAATTTTAACGAAGGGCATTGGATGCATGCTATTGATGTAAGAGACTTTATTCAAAATAATGTAACACCATATACAGGAAATGAAGATTTTCTTGCTCCACCAACAGCAAAAACATCTAGCTTATGGGATGAAGTTCTAGAGTTAACGAAAAAAGAACGAAAAAATGGTGGTGTACTAGATGTTGATACTAAAACAGTATCTACCATTACTTCTCATAGGCCAGGCTATATAAATAAAAATTTAGAAAGTGTTGTTGGTTTGCAAACTGATGCACCACTAAAGCGCTCTATACAACCATTTGGTGGTATTCGAATGGTGAAGGACGCATGTAACGCATATGGATTTACGCTTGAACCAGAAGTGGAGAAAATTTTCACTGAGTACCGCAAAACTCATAACCAAGGAGTATTTGATGCGTATACTCCTGAAATGAGAAAGGCTCGGAAAGCTGGAATCATTACTGGACTACCTGATGCATATGGGAGAGGTCGAATTATCGGTGACTACCGTCGAGTAGCCTTATACGGTGTAGATCGCTTAATGGATGAAAAAAGAAAAGCCCATGCTAAACTTGAAAATGAGATGATGAGTGAAGCAGTGATTCGTGATCGTGAAGAAATTTCCGAACAGTTTAGGGCATTGCAAGAACTGAAGGATATGGCAGCTTCTTATGGATTTGACATTTCTAAGCCTGCCAAAAATGCACACGAAGCAATTCAATGGTTATATTTTGGCTATCTTGCTGCGATAAAAGAACAAAATGGTGCTGCTATGAGTCTAGGGCGTGTCTCAACATTTTTAGATATTTATTTTGAAAGAGAATTGAATAATGGAACGATGACTGAATCAGAGGTACAAGAGACAGTTGACCATTTTGTTATGAAGCTACGGATGGTTCAATTTTTACGTACGCCAGATTACAATGAATTATTTAGCGGTGATCCAACGTGGGTCACAGAATCAATTGGTGGCATGGGCTTAGATGGACGTCCACTTGTGTCGAAAACGTCATTTAGATTTTTGCATACGTTAGATAATTTAGGGCCAGCTCCTGAGCCGAACTTAACAGTATTATGGTCGACAGAGCTACCGGAACATTTCAAGCGTTATTGCTCAAAAATGTCTATTAAAACAAGCTCTATTCAATACGAAAATGATGATCTGATGCGTAAAGAATATGGTGATGACTATGGGATTGCATGCTGTGTGTCTGCCATGAAAATCGGGAAGCAAATGCAATTTTTTGGGGCCCGTGCGAATTTAGCCAAAGCATTATTATATGCAATCAATGGTGGAATTGATGAAAAATTGGGTGTACAAGTGGGACCTGACTTTGAACCGATCAAAGCAGATATTCTAAATTATGAAGAAGTGTTTGAAAAATATGATAAGATGTTAGATTGGCTTGCAAAACTATATATGAATACATTAAATGTAATTCACTATATGCATGATAAATATTCATACGAACGAATTGAAATGGCTCTGCATGATGAAGAAATATTAAGAACGATGGCATGTGGTATTGCTGGATTGTCTGTTGTAGCAGATTCATTAAGTGCCATTAAGTATGCAAAAGTGCGCCCAATTAGAAATGAATACGGAATCGCTGTAGATTTTGAAATCGAAGGAGATTACCCTCAGTTCGGAAATGATGATGACCGAGTTGATTCAATTGCAACAGAGTTAGTTGAGAATTTCATGAATAAGTTACGCCAGTACCCGACTTATCGTAATTCATTGCCTACTCAATCCATTTTAACGATCACATCAAATGTGGTGTATGGTAAAAAAACAGGTACAACTCCTGATGGTAGAAAAGCTGGTGAGCCATTTGCACCGGGAGCAAACCCTTTACATGGACGTGATAAAAAAGGTGCACTAGCTTCGCTGAATTCAGTAGCTAAGCTTCCTTACGAAGACTGTTTAGATGGAATCTCCTGTACTTTTTCAATGGTTCCAAAATCTCTCGGAAAAGAAGCTGACACGAGAACAAGTAACCTTGTCTCGATTTTAGATGGTTATATGAGACAAGAGGGACATCATATTAATGTAAATGTATTTGAAAGAGAGCAATTACTAGATGCAATGGAACATCCAGAGAAATATCCACAATTAACAATTCGTGTCTCTGGGTATGCAGTGAACTTTATTAAGTTAACTCGTGAGCAACAGATCGACGTCATTAATAGAACATTCCACGAAAGTATGTGA
- the pflA gene encoding pyruvate formate-lyase-activating protein, with product MIGRIHSVETCGTVDGPGLRYIVFTQGCPLRCIYCHNPDTWKVTGGKEEDTNDLIEDIKKYMSYMNFSNGGVTVSGGEPLVQADFVIDLFKKCKELGIHTALDTAGSLQPANLDELLSLTDLVLLDVKHIDEQKHQDITGLSNNNTISFAKRLNDKGIPLWIRHVLVPGYTDQVQDLDRLGQFIGTLSNVEKVEILPYHKMGEYKWKALCLDNELIDTNPPSAEEVDKAYNIVTSYSPTLMK from the coding sequence ATGATAGGACGAATTCATTCAGTTGAAACTTGTGGTACAGTAGATGGACCAGGATTACGTTATATCGTATTCACACAAGGTTGTCCGTTACGTTGTATTTACTGCCATAACCCAGATACTTGGAAAGTAACTGGAGGTAAAGAAGAAGATACGAATGATTTAATTGAAGATATTAAAAAATATATGTCTTATATGAACTTTTCAAATGGTGGTGTTACTGTAAGTGGTGGAGAACCACTAGTTCAAGCTGATTTTGTCATTGATTTATTTAAGAAATGTAAAGAACTCGGCATTCATACTGCATTAGATACAGCGGGGTCATTACAACCCGCTAACTTGGATGAGCTCTTAAGTCTGACTGACCTTGTTCTGCTTGATGTTAAACATATAGATGAACAAAAACATCAAGACATTACAGGTTTATCTAATAATAATACGATTTCTTTTGCAAAGCGTTTAAATGATAAGGGGATTCCTTTATGGATTAGACATGTTCTCGTTCCAGGATATACAGATCAGGTACAAGATTTAGACCGACTTGGACAATTTATAGGTACGTTATCGAATGTTGAAAAGGTAGAAATACTACCTTATCATAAAATGGGTGAATATAAATGGAAAGCACTTTGTTTGGACAATGAATTGATTGATACAAATCCACCTTCAGCCGAAGAGGTTGACAAAGCATACAACATCGTTACATCATACTCACCTACACTTATGAAATAA